AAATCCCTCAGAGGCCAAGAACTAGGAATGGAGTAACAGCTGGTGCCCCTCAGAATGGGGCTAGGAATCAAGCCTGTAgcttttcagttaaaaaaaaaaaaaaacagactgagAATTCTATATATAATACATCAGGGCCCTTTAGTCTAAAAGCCTCTTCCTCATCCCCACACAAGGTAACTTCTGTCAGCCTCCCTCCCAGCCCCTACCCAACTACCCACATAGAGGAGGagccagaaaggaaacagaatctAAGCCTGAGCTGAGAGCCTAAGGAAGTTGCTTTAGAGTGGGCAGGGCCCTCACTAGGGTCTCGTTGGATGGGAGTGGGCTAGTGTAGCCTCTCCACCTGACACCTTGGCACTGGTCCAGGAGAACCTGCAAAGTCATCTCCCCTCTCTTCTAGGCTACCCTGATGGAATGGCCCCAAAAACAGCCTAGGTCCTCCCTTGGGGAATGGTAAGCTTGCTCCAGGCACAGGCAGGGTACAGCAGGGATGAAGTACAAAGTAGACCCTCACCCCACATCAGGAGGAAAAGCAatgatccccagcactggggacctTCTTGGTTGGCACAGACAGCAGTCCTCAGAGGCACACAGGAGCTGGTATCCTCCAGGATACAAGAAACCCCAGGGGACCTGTGGGCCATGGTACCTGCCATGCTGGAAGAGCACAGCAGCCTTTACCAGGCATCTTCCAGAGACAATCCCTACTGCATAGTGTTGAGCATTGCCCTAAAAGGCCACAAGACCCCTAGCTCAACTCTCTGGGGCTTTGGCACCTACCAGGAGCCCCCTGATACCAGTCCCTCCACCAAATACAGCCTCACTTCCTGACTCTCAGTCCTCCAAAGCATGCTACATATATACACCCTGGCAGGTGTCTAGCTCTAGAAAGAGGACTAAAAGAGGCATGAGAGCCTGCTGGCAACCTCAAACTGCTTGGCTGTGCAGGGAATCCTACACACGCTGCCTCTTCGTTTCTGCTCCTGGAAGTCAACGCTATTAAGCATGTGTGGGCAGTGGTGGGGTGCTATGCACCTACTCTCAGAGCAGGGGTAGATGCTGGGAAGGGTGAGCCTCCCAGGTGGCTAGCAGCAGGCACAAGGTCTCAAAGGGCTAGTGGGCAGGCTCTCCGTGCACCCGGAAACGGTAGATGCACGTGTACTCAGGGTGGCCCCAGTTGGTCAGGATCCGAAGCTCCACAACTTGGTATGTGGCCATCTTTGAGGTCTAGGTAGAGAAAAGGGGTTCAATGTCACAGCGTCCCTTGGCACCTCACCAACAGAAGGAGCTAGGGGAGTCACTCCAGCAGCCAGATGTTTCCTCCCTTGGggctcaaaataacaaaaacaaacaaacaaaaaacccaaaaaacaaaaaaaccaaagaactgAATTTCTAAAGTTTCTGTCTATTTCCTATAACAAAGTTTCCAGGCCAAAAGCCCTGGGGGACTTTAGGGTTCCTAGGGCACACTAGGCACGTGAGCCAGCCCTTGGGCCACATATGAACAGTTTAACAAGAACCAGCACAGTTCATCTGAGACCGATGAATTCATTCCCAGCCACAGTTAGCATTATCAGTGCATAGAACTTCATGGGAGGCTTGTGGACagggtttgctttcttttgaagTGTGTATCTAGCCTGTACTCTATGCTTAAAAGCCATAGTGTTGCAGGGCTGAAAAGCTGGCccagcagttaatagcactggctactcttccatatgatctagttcaattcccagcacccatatggtagcttatagtctgtaactctggttccaagcatccaaagccctcttctgtcctcctagGGTACCAGGCAAAcaaatacagacatatatgcaagcgaaattctctctctctctctctctctcacacacacacacacacacacacacacacacacacacacacacagagagagagagagagagagagagagagagagagagagagagagagagagagaaacaacaacacaacaaagaattaaaatgacctgagttccatcgcTAGCACCAGAACCTGCCTCTGCCAGGCACAGAAGATTGGATTCCCACTTACATTCAGCCCATGTGCCCTGTCTGAGACTCTAGCTGACGACATGATCATCCTGAACATCGCCATAGTTACATCCTTGTTACAACCCTTCTTTAATAAAACTCAACTTCAGTGGTGCCCCTGCCATCTCTGTGTCATAGACAGGAGAGTCATCTCTACCCTATACCCTGAACTAAGGCAGGACGAAGGATAGCCCTCTAAGCCCCGTGCCTGGCACTGCAAGTGCTGTTGATGCTGTGAGGGACCACTCCATGAGCACACAACCCTGTACCTGGAAATAGAAGGTCTGGATGGGCTCCCCATCCTGGTCATAGGCAAATGTGCCAAGAAGTGTCCCTTCCTGCTGCAGGTCTTCATCAAAGCCCTGCAGAAAAGCATACAGGAATGGGAAAAGTCAGGGAGGGCCACTTCACTCTCACACCAGGTGTCTTCACTGTAACCTCAGATGCTACCCTGAAGGGCCAGGTCTCAAACTGGCTCTCCTCTTAAATGCACTAACTCCCTCGCTGCCAGAGCCACCTAAATGTAATTCTCAGCAAAGACACTCCCCTCTACCTGCCCCACCCTCACAGACCAGGTACTCACAAAGATGGCAAAGTCCTTGGGAGCACTGGAGATAGTGCTGTTGGGTGACAAGGCCTTGGGCACATGCTCTAAGGTGACAGCTGTGGGGCGGATTCGAGCAGAAAGACGGACCACAGCAAAACCCTGAGGTCCCTGGAAGGCCCAGCAGTTGCCTGGGTGCACATCTGGCTGGAGGGGGTGAAAGGCATGTCAGATAAGGGGCTTTAATCCAGGTCTTGCTGACTGAGACAGGGGTATCCCCCACTGTGTTCAGAGTGCACTGGGCCCTCAATGACTGCCCACCTGGAGAATGACTCGGGGTGACTGCGAGTGGTACCACAAGGGGATGCCGAAGAGGCTGAGGAGGGCCGTTTTTGTCTCATAAGTCTCAGAACACCGGGTACTGATAACACTGGCTCCTATCACaggaaagaaaggttttaaaaCTCACAGTGGGGAGGCCCAATAAGCTCTGGTGGTGCCAGGGCTGAAGAGACATTGCCTGATTCCTCACATAACGTGAGGGATGTGTACCTCAAGCCCAGTGCTTAGCTCTAACACAAGGCCTCTCCCAGCCAGAGACACTACTCAGTGCCTCATGGCTTCCCTCAGCCACCTTTGGCCTTGGTTGGGAGTCCAGGTTGGGTGTCTGGTTGGTACTGGCTCAAGCCCTGTCTGCTTAGCACTGGGCTGCCTGGGCTTAGCACTAGTTATTGTAAGATAAGGCAAAGTGGTGAAGACAGCACACACACCTCCTGATTCCAGGGCGTAGTCTACCATTCCAATACGATCCTCACTGTAGCGCTGCAGGGCCTGCTTGACGATCTGGTGCACTTGCTAAAACATGTCCCCAGAAGACAGTTGTGATGTGAATGGGGCACAGACACTGCATGCATACCCAGGGACTGACTGCTAGACCAGCACCAATAGTACCAAGCAAGTCTTGTATACCTCCACCACCCACACTTGGCCCAGGACATCATACACCTGAACCTCCAGCCAGGAGGGTCTATCACTTATGTCCTAGAACATATGAAGAGCTGGCAGTGTAGGACTGTTCAAATCTATAGCTTCCAGGAAGAAAGCAGTGTACCATAAAGGTAGTCATCCCTTACCTCCTCCGTCACCCCAACCACTCCTTCTTTCTGCAGTGTCTGTCCCAGAGAGGCTGCAGCTTCCCTGGCTGACTTGCCCTGCATCTCAGCCATGCTGGCAAGGATCTTGCTCTCCAGCTCCTGCAGCTGAGCATGCAACTCATCTCTCTGTAGGAGTCCACTACTGGCACCCTTATCTCGGAGAAGGAACCGACTGACCCAGTCAGGGAACTGGGATTCCACCTAAGGACAAAAGCAGTGTCACTGAGAAGCTTGCAGAATGGCAGGGGCTGCTACGGCAGGGCTTGTGGGCTGTCACTCAGGGAGGGGCAAAGCTGGAAGGGAAGGAGACACTGAGAGAGAGGTAAGAGGTTAGGAACTACTTTCCAGGGAACAATAACCAGGAACGGGAAGCATTTCCCCCAGAGTCCAGGTCTGCATCAGTCCAACAGTGCATATGCCTCCAGACCAACAGGCCAGGGATACTGCCCCACTGATAGACCCTGTCCCCAGGTGGGTGGTCTCGGGAGGATGTTCACCCCAGCCCTGGGTAATTCTAACTCACATCAGCCCTGGCAGCCTGGATTTTCTGTGGCAGCAGCCCCACTTCATCTGCCACTGAATTCTGTCTCAGAGTCAGGGCAGCCAGCTCTTGCCGCAGGCTGGCCAGCTGGGCTTCCAGCTGTCCCAGCTCCTTCACTGAGCTCTCCTGGAAGGCCTCCTGTGTCATCCTAATCCCAGAGGGAGGGAAGCAAGAGAGGGAAGCCAtggtgaggaaggaagaggaccCTCCTGAGTGACTCCTGTCAAAAGGTGTGTCTGCCCAtcactcactgtgtgtgtgcaggagcagGACTGCCCTTGGAGTCTGGCAGCAGAACACGGCACATGAACTGGGGAACTAGCTTGCCCGTCTCAGAGCTAATTCTGGTCTGACTCCCTCTAAGCTCGGAGTACACAATTCACAATGCCATGGCTTCCCATGCCTTCACAGCTTGGTCACAGAGCATAAGTCACACAGACCAGCCCACAAGCTCCAGTTTCACTGCAGTACCTACCTGTCCCTGCCACCCCCAGTGCGCACCAACCTGCCCTGTACCTTAGAGGCTGCAGGCAGGGTCCTAAGCAAAGTTTCAACCAGCAGAGCCCTAATGGGGTGGTAGAACAGGCCTTGGCCAAATGGCAGCTATTACCTTTGCCACTCTGTCTTCAGCTGCTGGACATGAGCCTCAGACTCCTAGGAGCAGGAAGAAGGAACAAGGACAAGAAATGAAGAGTTCAGAGAAATCTGAGGACCTGTTCTTTGATTAACCACACATCCCTGCCTTGGAGTCTCCCAGCCCTTTCAGCAAAGATCAAACCAGTTGAAGTCCTTCTCCAAGTCTCGATAGACTCATTCTCACCTATGTTTATGTTACCTGAGCACAAACACACCCAACACAACTACCATCCTTGTCCCACACACATCCCCACGGAGCCTATCTGAGCAAGTTCAGCCCTAGAGAAGGCATGAGACTACTCCCATCTACTCAACACCCCAGCAATACCTGTGGAAGATCCAAGGACAGATCTAAGTTTGGGTGAGATCCCCAGTACAGGGCCACATGCCTAGCCCACTGACCTGAGAGGCTTGGACAATCTTCCTGAAGAGGTCTTCTGAGTCTTGGTGATGCTCTGCCCTCAGGGTGGCCAGTTCTTCCTGCCAGATATGAGGAGGAAACTAGTCTTTGTGTCTgctatgttttgttttagacagggtctctctgtgtgtagccctgactgtcctggaactccaagatgtagaccaggatggtctcaaactcagagatccacctgcctctgcctcctgagtgatgagacTAAAGGTATGCGTCACCATGCCCTGAGAGACTAAAGTTTGACAGCTGCCCTTGGAGGAACACTTGTGACCAGGATGTAGTCTAACTGGGCTCTTCCTGGGACTTTTAACTCCTAGGTTTCAGCTTCTAGCCTTATGCTACAAGGCTCTGAAATACAAGGAGTACTGCCTAGTGTCTAACACGTTACTGGTGTTAGGCACTATGCTAGGCACTCCCACCATGGAAGATGGATCATCCCCATCTTGACAGGGTACCTGGCAAGTGACTCTGTATTACACATTACTGTCTCCCCCACGCCCTGCTGGGATTCCTGCACCCAACATGTGTACTTTCAGGGGTTTCTATGGCACTACCCTTGGGGATGTGCAGTTCCACACCCAGGTAATGCTGTTCCCCCACCTGGATACGAGACATTGTGTCCCTGCGCAAGTCCTCCTTCAAGGCAGCCTCACGACGGCTCACCAATCCTTCAAGGAGAGTCAGGGTATCCTCATGGCTCAGGCCACTGCCACCTCCGTGGCCAGTAGCCCCCTGCCGCAGCTCCAGGCGTTCCAGCCGTATGGCTTCCTTCTGCCAGTTGGAGGAAAACTCAGCAGCAAGAGCTTCCAGGCGCCGCTCCAGGGAGTATACCCGGGAAAGAATCCGCTGCTCAGCCTGgtggggcagagagaaagaacagaggtTAAGGGGCCCTACCACAAGGCTTCCTGGGTATGGCCACTGAAATAGCTAGTAGAAAGAGAATTCAAGGGGCTCCTGTTTCAGCACAGCTGGGACATAAAAGcaaggtgcacacctttaattccagcactcaggaggcagaggcaggcggatctctgtgagttcaagaccagcctggtctacaaagtgctaatgagactccttcctctctcttgaaaaaaacaaaacaaaaacaaaaacaaaaaacttaaaaaaaaaaaaaacttaaaaaaaaaaaggcaaaaccagCTGGGACATGACTAGTAGCTGTGGCATCTGCCAGGAGACACAGGGCATGCACTGCAGGGGGCGGGGCGGGTGGGGCAATGCTCCCTAAACAAGTAAACGTCAGATCTCAACATGGAGGGGAAGGTGAACACAGGAACTAGCAAGAAAAATTTCATGAAGTTGCAGGATGGTCACCTAGGCAACCCACCTAAGCATCCCATGAGCTGTGTAAGGTTGGGATGGGGGGCAGCTTTTGGCTTTCACATGCTTTGCTCTTCCATAGATAACTACGCCAAAGGGGAAATGGTTTAAAAGCTTTGCATTTTCCTCATTTAAATGAATGTCCTACAGAGAAGATACAGTAACAGCCATTTGGATCAAGGGTGGCATCTGATAGTGTGTCATGAATTCTGAAGACTGCTATTGGTCAAACAACAAAACCTTTGCCAAGAGAAATTACAAAATGCAATCTAACAGCAGTCCCTTAAAGGGCAAAGGACCTCTTGCTTCCTCTCTTTGtttgctctcttgctctcccgCTTCCCCCTCCCTtggtgtctctctcttctccccctctcgcTCCCCCCTTTAGtaaactccatggttaatgtAAATAAGAATAAAGGGCAAAGGACTTTGGGGCAGAGATCTCAGGTTTTAGAAATTCTGTTTTAAGCATATGTTTGCATGACTCAAAAGGCAGCAAGCACAGAATCCCATTCCGAGCCTGTCCCACCCTGCTCCTGCCATCACCTCTCCAAACCAGCTGTCTTCATTGGTGTCCACTCTAGCAGAAGCCAGGCAAGCTCTCCTGGCTTTACTTCCCCTTTCCACATGAAAAGTGGCCCAAGACTGAGTTGCTCCTCATCTCTtgaaagattaattttaaaaggagttTGCAGCTGACACAAGAGGCCATCATTTCAAGAACTAAAATCATGCTGAGGAAAAGGACCTTGCTGGAACATGTAATTTAAAAGCTTAACTCAGCAGATACAAGTAAAGTTCAAATCAGTCACTAGAGGACTGATTTGGGGTGTATTGTATTGTAAAGATTTGGGGGtgtattgttcatttttgttgagaaagagtctcacccagtccagactggcctgtggtttactatgtagtccaggctaactGCAAATTCATGGTGATTCTCCTGCCCTAGCCTCCCAAGTGGCAGgactacaggtgtgagccaccatgtcctcctgagacagagagatttgtgtgtgtgccatgctcatgtgtgtgtgcatatgtgtttgcacatgtatgtgaagaTGTACTCACTTGTGAACAaggggaggccagaggttgacattaggTGTCTCCCTCTAtggctttccaccttatttttagagacaggctctctcattgGACCTGGTGCTCACTATTTCGGCTAGCCTATTGGCCAAGATCCACCTGACTCCATCACCACCCACAGCACCAGGGTTCCAGGTATGCACTAATCatactggggatccaaactcaggtctcatactcacatatactcatatactcacatatactcacatactcatacccccccaccccagccctggaACAGAGTTTTGGGTGTCCTGTATGTTTACTACATTCTAGTTATATGTCCACTTGTTACCACTACTGACTGCAGGCACCTGGAGAGCACAGGCCCCTGGAACTGCCTCATCTTAAGACCTGAAGAGATTATAAACTGACCACTGTCTCTCATTCCCATGTCTGCAGCTTCTGCAGAGTGGCCCAGCAGGCCACCTGTTGGAGGGGCTTCCCTCTCTTTGCCTCCCCCTCCTTGAATCTGGTCTGTCCTTAATACTTGCTTCTTCAGGTCCCAACTCATATGGCTTGTTTTCCCCTCCTACAACACAGCTGAGCTGCTATGGGAgcaagcccaggctagcctggcagGTGAACAAAGAGCACCTGGGGCAGCTGCCCCACTAAGCAACCAGCACCACCTGTCCTTGTTCAGCCCAAAAGGACCCACTGGACCCTCCAGACCCACAACTACTACATACTtgaaatcttttgtttgtttgtttgttttttgttttttgtttttcaagacagggtttccctgtggcttttggaggctgtcctggaactagctcttgtagaccaggctggtctcgaactcaccgagatccacctgcctctgcctcccaagtgctgggattaaaggcatgcaccaccactgccctgctcatACTTGAAGTCTTAAGTCAAATTTAAGTTGGGGGAAGGGTGGAGGGGTGCCTGATCAGGACGTTACACACAGAAGCCATGGCAATATGGAGAAATCACATTGAAAGCAACAAGACCGTTTGCCAGtcccttccttctgctttctgagcATGTACACAACTTGAGTCATGTTTAGGGGAAAGTTAGCTCCCCCATGTCCTATACCTCAAACAGCAAGAATGGGGTATGAGCTGGGGTGCTACCTGCAAAGTCAGGATGAAGTCCACTCACCACCCTCAGCACCCATGGACTCACCTGAAAGTGTGGGGAAGCATCTCTGGATTCCCACACCTCCGGCTGCCTCTTGCTCTCCTTTGCTGCCCACCAGGAGGCCAAGGTGGGCTGCAATGTATGCAGCCCGAAGGGGTAAAAATACCAAGCACCTAGGCACAGGGAGAGAGTGCTTAGAATCTGTCATATGGCCTGTGTCACTCATTGTGAGTCCTATTCTGCTAGGGGTGGAAACGACCCCCTTGACCTCACAGCTCATTCAAGCTTCTATCAGTCTCTGGGTTATTTCGATCATTCTAAGACAGTGACACTTATGTAAAAGCACCTTCCTTTACCAGCTCCAGATTTCCAGGGGTGGAACCCAGCCCTGATGGTAGACCTCCATGTCTCAGTGCACAGTCTCCTGGAGAGCTCTGACAACAACTACCACTGGCTGCCCTATCCAGAAGAAGGGTTAAATAGCTCAAGCAGACATTTGTGAGTGGGCTTAGCAGCTGTGCAGCTCCAGTGATGCTGCTGACACCGAGCATCACTCAAGAGAACACAGCACCCTCTTCAAGGTGGGACACTAAGGTCCCAGGATCAGGGCCCAAGACTGCagccagagagaaacagaaagggcctGAAAAACAAGTCATGTTTGCCACTTCATTATCAGCCATGAGCAGTAAGGGGAATGGCGTATACACAGTCACTAGGTTGTGTAGacaccaccatacacacactcCCTGAGCCCTCCCAACTCACACCTACACATGCCCTGGCTGTGACACCAGCTCTACCAACACCATGAGAAAACAGTGAAGCTCAGAATGACCTGTGCTCAACACCTGGGAAAGTGCTGACAGGATAAACACTACGCTATCAtgagtaataaaataattattatgctAAGGGTGATGCCCAGTTTCCACTAGGTATGAACAAGTTGTTCTtgtaatagaaacaaaaaagaaaccaacatgTGGGAAAATATCCTGCCTTCTTAATAAAAGAAGCAcgcggggcagtggtggtggagtgcctaaggccagcctgctcttcagatagagttccaggacagccagggctacacagagaaaccctgtcccaaaagacaaacaacaacaacaacaacaaaaaaaataaacccaaacaaacaaaaaaaccaactctCTACAAGCTATTGCAGTCATTAAAAGTGAGTCTGGGATTACACAGCCACATCACATGAAACTGGAAACTCAGTGAAACAGTCCA
This DNA window, taken from Cricetulus griseus strain 17A/GY chromosome 2, alternate assembly CriGri-PICRH-1.0, whole genome shotgun sequence, encodes the following:
- the Sun2 gene encoding SUN domain-containing protein 2 isoform X2, which gives rise to MSRRSQRLTRYSQDDNDGSSSSGASSVAGSQSTLFKDSPLRTLKRKSSNMKRLSPAPQLGPSSDSHTSYYSESVVRESYIGSPRAASLARSALLDDRLHSEPYWSGDLRGRRRRGTGGSESSKANGLTTESKVSEDFFGSSSGYSSEDDFAGYMESDQHGSGSGLRSAASRAGSFVWTLVTFPGRLFGLLYWWVGTTWYRLTTAASLLDVFVLTRSRHFSLNLKTFLWFLLFLLLLTVLTYGAWYFYPFGLHTLQPTLASWWAAKESKRQPEVWESRDASPHFQAEQRILSRVYSLERRLEALAAEFSSNWQKEAIRLERLELRQGATGHGGGSGLSHEDTLTLLEGLVSRREAALKEDLRRDTMSRIQEELATLRAEHHQDSEDLFRKIVQASQESEAHVQQLKTEWQRMTQEAFQESSVKELGQLEAQLASLRQELAALTLRQNSVADEVGLLPQKIQAARADVESQFPDWVSRFLLRDKGASSGLLQRDELHAQLQELESKILASMAEMQGKSAREAAASLGQTLQKEGVVGVTEEQVHQIVKQALQRYSEDRIGMVDYALESGGASVISTRCSETYETKTALLSLFGIPLWYHSQSPRVILQPDVHPGNCWAFQGPQGFAVVRLSARIRPTAVTLEHVPKALSPNSTISSAPKDFAIFGFDEDLQQEGTLLGTFAYDQDGEPIQTFYFQTSKMATYQVVELRILTNWGHPEYTCIYRFRVHGEPAH
- the Sun2 gene encoding SUN domain-containing protein 2 isoform X3 translates to MKRLSPAPQLGPSSDSHTSYYSESVVRESYIGSPRAASLARSALLDDRLHSEPYWSGDLRGRRRRGTGGSESSKANGLTTESKVSEDFFGSSSGYSSEDDFAGYMESDQHGSGSGLRSAASRAGSFVWTLVTFPGRLFGLLYWWVGTTWYRLTTAASLLDVFVLTRSRHFSLNLKTFLWFLLFLLLLTVLTYGAWYFYPFGLHTLQPTLASWWAAKESKRQPEVWESRDASPHFQAEQRILSRVYSLERRLEALAAEFSSNWQKEAIRLERLELRQGATGHGGGSGLSHEDTLTLLEGLVSRREAALKEDLRRDTMSRIQEELATLRAEHHQDSEDLFRKIVQASQESEAHVQQLKTEWQRMTQEAFQESSVKELGQLEAQLASLRQELAALTLRQNSVADEVGLLPQKIQAARADVESQFPDWVSRFLLRDKGASSGLLQRDELHAQLQELESKILASMAEMQGKSAREAAASLGQTLQKEGVVGVTEEQVHQIVKQALQRYSEDRIGMVDYALESGGASVISTRCSETYETKTALLSLFGIPLWYHSQSPRVILQPDVHPGNCWAFQGPQGFAVVRLSARIRPTAVTLEHVPKALSPNSTISSAPKDFAIFGFDEDLQQEGTLLGTFAYDQDGEPIQTFYFQTSKMATYQVVELRILTNWGHPEYTCIYRFRVHGEPAH
- the Sun2 gene encoding SUN domain-containing protein 2 isoform X1; its protein translation is MSRRSQRLTRYSQDDNDGSSSSGASSVAGSQSTLFKDSPLRTLKRKSSNMKRLSPAPQLGPSSDSHTSYYSESVVRESYIGSPRAASLARSALLDDRLHSEPYWSGDLRGRRRRGTGGSESSKANGLTTESKVSEDFFGSSSGYSSEDDFAGYMESDQHGSGSGLRSAASRAGSFVWTLVTFPGRLFGLLYWWVGTTWYRLTTAASLLDVFVLTRHFSLNLKTFLWFLLFLLLLTVLTYGAWYFYPFGLHTLQPTLASWWAAKESKRQPEVWESRDASPHFQAEQRILSRVYSLERRLEALAAEFSSNWQKEAIRLERLELRQGATGHGGGSGLSHEDTLTLLEGLVSRREAALKEDLRRDTMSRIQEELATLRAEHHQDSEDLFRKIVQASQESEAHVQQLKTEWQRMTQEAFQESSVKELGQLEAQLASLRQELAALTLRQNSVADEVGLLPQKIQAARADVESQFPDWVSRFLLRDKGASSGLLQRDELHAQLQELESKILASMAEMQGKSAREAAASLGQTLQKEGVVGVTEEQVHQIVKQALQRYSEDRIGMVDYALESGGASVISTRCSETYETKTALLSLFGIPLWYHSQSPRVILQPDVHPGNCWAFQGPQGFAVVRLSARIRPTAVTLEHVPKALSPNSTISSAPKDFAIFGFDEDLQQEGTLLGTFAYDQDGEPIQTFYFQTSKMATYQVVELRILTNWGHPEYTCIYRFRVHGEPAH